In Paraflavitalea devenefica, a single window of DNA contains:
- a CDS encoding Rossmann-like and DUF2520 domain-containing protein — translation MRIVIIGTGNVATVLGRTITAAGHEVVQVYGRAATHARTLAAQLQAGYTTRMEELDTSADLYLIAVADAAIAAVAASLPVKDKLVVHTAGSVSAEVLKPVSARYGILYPLQSLRKEMPQLPVIPLLINANTEEDLSLLQTVANSLSPQVQVASDEQRLKLHVAAVMVSNFTNHLYTLAAQYCAAERASFQLLHPLIKEVAERLQYLSPRDAQTGPAIRHDTPTIQKHLELLEAHGELKELYAWFTKSIQQ, via the coding sequence ATGCGCATCGTCATCATCGGCACAGGCAATGTAGCAACGGTTCTGGGCCGTACCATCACGGCAGCAGGCCATGAAGTGGTACAGGTGTACGGACGTGCAGCCACACACGCAAGAACATTGGCAGCGCAGTTACAGGCCGGCTATACCACCCGTATGGAAGAACTGGACACCAGTGCAGACCTCTACCTCATTGCCGTGGCAGATGCGGCGATTGCCGCAGTAGCAGCTTCTCTGCCCGTAAAGGATAAACTGGTAGTACATACAGCTGGATCCGTATCCGCAGAAGTGCTGAAACCAGTAAGTGCACGGTATGGCATCTTATATCCTTTACAAAGCTTACGCAAAGAAATGCCCCAATTGCCCGTGATCCCTTTGCTCATCAATGCCAATACGGAAGAAGATCTTTCCCTGCTGCAGACTGTAGCCAACAGCCTTTCCCCGCAGGTGCAGGTGGCCAGTGATGAACAGCGTCTGAAATTACATGTAGCAGCGGTCATGGTGAGCAACTTTACCAATCACTTGTATACATTGGCGGCGCAGTATTGTGCAGCGGAGAGAGCTAGCTTTCAACTATTGCATCCATTGATAAAGGAAGTAGCAGAGCGATTGCAATACCTGTCGCCTCGCGATGCACAGACCGGCCCTGCCATACGGCACGACACACCGACCATTCAGAAACACCTCGAACTACTGGAAGCCCATGGCGAGTTGAAGGAACTATACGCCTGGTTCACGAAAAGCATCCAGCAGTAA
- a CDS encoding alpha/beta hydrolase produces MKFAQQLVVNYLRARLNMISLVSPRRAAVKAFELFCTPLRRSRKQPPAIFDQGEALSFTLEGITIRGHRWNHPQPRKALIVHGFESSSKNFDRYITPLIRKGYEVLAFDAPAHGNSGGKQINLPLYVRTLQEINQRYGPIQSFMAHSFGGLALVHFIETIPHTADTRVALIAPATETTSAIDSFFRFLDLRPTVRTAFDQLIFDLSGVWPAHFSIRRAMQQVQAQVLWLHDEQDELTPLADALKVRDDQHPQVSFVITQGLGHRAIYRDNKVVKQVIEFL; encoded by the coding sequence ATGAAGTTTGCACAGCAACTGGTTGTTAATTATCTCCGGGCGAGGCTCAATATGATTTCTCTGGTCTCTCCGAGGCGGGCAGCGGTGAAGGCCTTCGAATTGTTCTGCACGCCGCTGCGCCGGTCGCGCAAACAACCCCCTGCCATTTTCGACCAGGGCGAAGCATTGTCCTTCACGCTGGAAGGAATTACCATCCGCGGGCACCGCTGGAACCATCCGCAGCCCCGGAAAGCACTGATCGTTCATGGCTTTGAATCTTCCTCCAAAAATTTCGACCGCTATATTACGCCTCTTATCCGCAAGGGATACGAAGTACTCGCCTTTGACGCACCTGCCCATGGTAACTCCGGCGGCAAACAGATCAACCTGCCTTTGTATGTACGCACCCTGCAGGAGATTAACCAGCGATACGGTCCTATACAAAGTTTTATGGCGCACTCCTTCGGCGGACTGGCCCTCGTACATTTTATCGAAACCATCCCGCATACAGCCGACACCCGCGTAGCCCTGATTGCCCCTGCTACCGAGACCACTTCGGCCATTGACTCTTTTTTCCGGTTCCTCGATCTACGCCCCACAGTACGAACCGCCTTTGATCAACTCATCTTTGACCTGTCGGGCGTATGGCCTGCTCATTTTTCTATCCGCCGCGCCATGCAGCAAGTGCAGGCCCAGGTATTGTGGCTGCATGATGAGCAGGATGAGCTGACGCCGCTGGCGGATGCGCTGAAAGTGCGTGATGATCAGCATCCGCAGGTTTCGTTTGTGATTACACAAGGGTTGGGCCATAGAGCGATCTACCGTGATAACAAAGTGGTGAAACAGGTCATAGAATTCTTGTAG
- a CDS encoding flavin monoamine oxidase family protein, translating to MNQISRRKFLLHTGRLAGGAYPAMMALGLLPEAPAPDFQLPGTAKGEHIVILGAGLAGLTAAYELQQLGYRCTILEARNRAGGRCWSVRKGSTHTETGQPEQKAAFDEGLYFNAGPSRIPHHHAITLHYCKALNVPLQVYNNVNESAYYFSEGKGPLSNKKVRVREVHNDVRGHIAELLAKAVDSKQVDTALTKEDAQKVVEYLRAEGGLDLDKLYKASARRGYVEAPGYGEKAGRIGEPHTLAAIISSGLLDPDFYNVAEYTYELQTPLFQAVGGMDMIAKALEKKLVTPVQFHAAVTTIRNTEQGVQIHYTTPAGNKSISGDLCICTLPLPVLSNIDHNFSSPVSRAIDYAHYIQTGKIGLQFKRRFWEEDEHIYGGITHTNNELTQIFYPSHDYLGKKGVLIGYYNFNEKARIVGELSFAKRQELALQKGRLIHPQYDPEFEQGFSVSWHKTQFNLGGWAVYTGEARTTHYKALLAPDKNVYFAGEHTTYLNSWMAGAFESARVAATAVHGRLSEQRLQYK from the coding sequence TTGAACCAGATCTCACGGAGAAAATTCCTGCTGCATACCGGCCGGCTGGCGGGTGGCGCCTACCCGGCCATGATGGCACTGGGCCTGTTGCCCGAAGCGCCGGCCCCCGATTTCCAACTGCCGGGCACCGCCAAAGGCGAACATATTGTTATCCTCGGGGCCGGACTGGCGGGACTCACCGCCGCCTACGAACTGCAACAACTGGGCTACCGCTGCACCATTCTTGAAGCCCGCAACCGGGCAGGCGGCCGCTGCTGGAGCGTACGCAAAGGATCGACCCATACAGAAACCGGTCAACCGGAACAAAAAGCCGCCTTTGATGAAGGCCTTTATTTCAATGCCGGTCCCTCCCGCATTCCCCATCACCACGCGATTACTTTACATTACTGCAAGGCGCTGAACGTGCCCCTGCAGGTGTATAATAATGTGAATGAGTCGGCGTATTATTTCAGTGAAGGCAAGGGTCCACTGAGCAACAAGAAGGTGCGGGTGCGGGAAGTGCACAATGATGTACGTGGCCATATCGCGGAGCTGCTGGCCAAAGCCGTTGACAGTAAACAGGTGGATACCGCCCTCACGAAGGAAGACGCCCAGAAGGTGGTGGAGTACCTGCGCGCAGAAGGCGGACTGGACCTCGACAAGCTGTATAAAGCCTCCGCCCGCCGCGGTTATGTGGAAGCGCCGGGCTATGGGGAGAAAGCCGGCCGCATCGGCGAGCCGCATACCCTGGCCGCTATTATCAGTTCGGGCCTGCTGGACCCCGATTTCTATAATGTGGCGGAATATACGTACGAGCTACAGACTCCCCTATTCCAGGCTGTGGGTGGCATGGACATGATCGCCAAAGCCCTGGAAAAGAAACTGGTTACCCCTGTACAGTTCCATGCAGCCGTGACTACGATCCGCAATACCGAGCAAGGCGTACAGATCCATTATACGACACCGGCCGGCAATAAAAGTATTAGCGGCGACCTGTGCATCTGCACCCTGCCCCTGCCGGTATTGAGCAATATCGACCATAATTTCTCTTCCCCCGTGAGCCGCGCGATTGACTATGCTCATTATATCCAAACCGGTAAGATCGGGCTGCAGTTCAAACGCCGCTTCTGGGAAGAAGATGAACATATTTATGGCGGCATCACGCATACGAATAATGAGCTGACACAGATATTTTATCCTTCCCATGATTATCTCGGGAAGAAAGGCGTACTGATCGGGTATTATAATTTCAATGAGAAAGCGCGCATCGTAGGCGAGCTATCCTTTGCCAAACGCCAGGAACTGGCGCTGCAGAAAGGACGCCTGATCCATCCGCAATATGACCCCGAATTTGAGCAAGGGTTTTCGGTGAGTTGGCATAAGACCCAATTCAACCTGGGTGGCTGGGCCGTTTATACCGGCGAAGCGCGCACCACCCACTATAAGGCTTTGCTGGCGCCGGATAAAAACGTATATTTTGCCGGAGAGCATACGACGTACCTGAACTCGTGGATGGCCGGGGCTTTTGAATCGGCGAGGGTGGCTGCCACCGCTGTTCATGGGAGACTATCGGAACAAAGACTACAGTATAAGTAA